A region from the Lemur catta isolate mLemCat1 chromosome 7, mLemCat1.pri, whole genome shotgun sequence genome encodes:
- the OSBPL5 gene encoding oxysterol-binding protein-related protein 5 isoform X3, with the protein MRSGRAGSRGELGRAGLSPPGLTSCGLHPSAGVHGPPSADSQEGQMLDLSGHCQKPPSAHAMKEEAFLRRRFSLCPPSSTPQKVDPRKLARNLLLGGENELDPLSPGKDMEPNGPSLLRDEGPPTPGSATKVPPAEYRLCNGSDKECVSPTARVTKKEALKAQKENYRQEKKRATRQLLRALTDPGVVIMADSLKIRGTLKSWTKLWCVLKPGALLIYKTPPGGQWVGTVLLHCCQLIERPSKKDGFCFKLFHPLDQSVWAVKGPKGESVGSITQPLPSSYLIFRAASESDGRCWLDALELALRCSSLLRRGTCKPGPDGEPGSSPDASPSSLYGLPAAAAVHADQDLFPLNGPSLESRSENDAFSDKSERENPEESDPETQDHSRKTESGSDQSETPGAPKRRGTTYVEQVHEELGELGEAAQVETVSDEHKSLMWVLLKQLRPGMDLSRVALPTFVLEPRSFLSKLSDYYCHADLLSRAAAEEDAYSRIKLVLRWYLSGFYKKPKGIKKPYNPILGETFRCCWFHPQTDSHTFYIAEQVSHHPPVSAFHVSNRKDGFCISGSITAKSRFYGNSLSALLDGKATLTLLSRAEEYTLTMPYAHCKGILYGTMTMELGGKVAIECAKNNFQAELDFKLKPFFGSSSSINQISGRISSGGDVLASLTGHWDSDVFIKEEGSGSTELFWSPSGEVRAQRLKRRTVLFEEQTELESER; encoded by the exons AAGCCCCCGAGCGCCCACGCCATGAAGGAGGAGGCCTTTCTCCGGCGCCGCTTCTCCCTGTGTCCGCCGTCCTCCACCCCGCAGAAGGTGGACCCCCGCAAGCTCGCCCGGAACCTGCTCCTCGGCGGGGAGAATGAGCTGGACCCGCTCAGCCCGG GGAAGGACATGGAGCCCAATGGCCCGTCACTGCTGCGGGATGAGGGGCCCCCGACCCCCGGCTCTGCCACCAAGGTGCCACCG GCAGAGTACAGGCTGTGCAATGGGTCTGACAAGGAGTGTGTGTCCCCAACAGCCAGGGTCACCAAGAAGGAGGCTCTCAAG GCGCAGAAGGAGAACTACCGGCAGGAGAAGAAGCGGGCCACCAGGCAGCTGCTCCGCGCCCTCACGGACCCCGGCGTGGTCATCATGGCCGACAGCCTGAAG ATCCGCGGGACCCTCAAGAGCTGGACCAAGCTGTGGTGTGTGCTGAAACCGGGGGCGCTGCTCATCTACAAGACGCCCCCGGGGGGCCAGTGGGTGGGCACCGTGCTGCTGCACTGCTGCCAGCTCATCGAGCGGCCCTCCAAGAAGGACGGCTTCTGCTTCAAGCTGTTCCACCCGCTGGACCAGTCCGTGTGGGCCGTGAAG GGCCCCAAAGGCGAGAGCGTGGGCTCCATCACGCAGCCTCTGCCCAGCAGCTACCTGATCTTCAGGGCCGCCTCCGAGTCGGACG GCCGCTGCTGGCTGGACGCCCTGGAGCTGGCGCTGCGCTGCTCCAGCCTGCTGCGCCGCGGCACCTGCAAGCCGGGCCCGGACGGGGAGCCGGGGTCCTCGCCGGACGCCTCACCCTCCTCGCTCTACGGGCTGCCCGCCGCGGCCGCCGTCCACGCGGACCAGGACCTGTTCCC ACTGAATGGGCCGTCCCTGGAGAGCCGCTCGGAGAACGACGCGTTCTCAGACAAGTCGGAGAGAGAGAACCCCGAGGAGTCGGATCCCGAGACCCAGGACCACAGCCGGAAGACCGAGAGCGGGAGTGACCAGTCGGAGACCCCCGGGGCCCCCAAGCGCCGGGGGACCACCTACGTGGAGCAGGTTCACGAGGAGCTCGGGGAG CTGGGCGAGGCGGCGCAGGTGGAGACCGTGTCGGACGAGCACAAGAGTCTGATGTGGGTCCTGCTGAAGCAGCTGCGGCCGGGCATGGACCTGTCCCGCGTGGCGCTGCCCACCTTCGTGCTGGAGCCGCGCTCCTTCCTCAGCAAGCTCTCCGACTACTACTGCCACGCCGACCTGCTGTCCAG GGCCGCGGCGGAGGAGGACGCCTACAGCCGCATCAAGCTCGTGCTGCGCTGGTACCTGTCCGGCTTCTACAAGAAGCCCAAG GGAATCAAGAAGCCCTACAACCCCATCCTGGGGGAGACCTTCCGCTGCTGCTGGTTCCACCCCCAGACCGACAGCCACACGTTCTACATAGCAGAGCAG GTGTCCCACCACCCTCCCGTGTCTGCCTTCCACGTCAGCAACCGCAAGGACGGCTTCTGCATCAGCGGCAGCATCACCGCCAAGTCCAGGTTCTACG GGAACTCGCTGTCAGCCCTGCTGGACGGCAAAGCCACGCTCACCTTGCTGAGCCGAGCAGAGGAGTACACCCTCACCATGCCCTACGCCCACTGCAAAG GAATCCTGTACGGCACGATGACCATGGAGCTGGGCGGGAAAGTGGCCATCGAGTGTGCCAAGAACAACTTCCAGGCTGAGCTGGACTTCAAGCTCAAG CCGTTCTTCGGGAGCAGCTCAAGCATCAACCAGATCTCGGGGAGGATCTCGTCGGGGGGTGACGTCCTGGCCAGTCTCACTGGACACTGG GACAGCGACGTGTTTATCAAGGAGGAGGGAAGTGGCAGCACTGAGCTCTTCTGGAGCCCGAGCGGGGAGGTCCGCGCGCAGAGGCTGAAGCGCCGCACGGTGCTGTTCGAGGAGCAGACGGAGCTGGAGTCCGAGAG GTGA
- the OSBPL5 gene encoding oxysterol-binding protein-related protein 5 isoform X2, with protein sequence MKEEAFLRRRFSLCPPSSTPQKVDPRKLARNLLLGGENELDPLSPGKDMEPNGPSLLRDEGPPTPGSATKVPPAEYRLCNGSDKECVSPTARVTKKEALKAQKENYRQEKKRATRQLLRALTDPGVVIMADSLKIRGTLKSWTKLWCVLKPGALLIYKTPPGGQWVGTVLLHCCQLIERPSKKDGFCFKLFHPLDQSVWAVKGPKGESVGSITQPLPSSYLIFRAASESDGRCWLDALELALRCSSLLRRGTCKPGPDGEPGSSPDASPSSLYGLPAAAAVHADQDLFPLNGPSLESRSENDAFSDKSERENPEESDPETQDHSRKTESGSDQSETPGAPKRRGTTYVEQVHEELGELGEAAQVETVSDEHKSLMWVLLKQLRPGMDLSRVALPTFVLEPRSFLSKLSDYYCHADLLSRAAAEEDAYSRIKLVLRWYLSGFYKKPKGIKKPYNPILGETFRCCWFHPQTDSHTFYIAEQVSHHPPVSAFHVSNRKDGFCISGSITAKSRFYGNSLSALLDGKATLTLLSRAEEYTLTMPYAHCKGILYGTMTMELGGKVAIECAKNNFQAELDFKLKPFFGSSSSINQISGRISSGGDVLASLTGHWDSDVFIKEEGSGSTELFWSPSGEVRAQRLKRRTVLFEEQTELESERLWQHVTRAISKGDQHKATQEKFALEEAQRQRTRERQQSLTPWKPQLFHLDPATQEWRYRYENRSPWDPTKDIAQFEQDGILHTLQREAAAHQAPFRGSPGPGHERPGPDRRLRKASDQPSGHSQVTESSGSTPESCPELSDEDQDGDFVPGGESPCPRCRKVARRLQALHEAILSIREAQQELHRHLSAMLSSTAQAAQVPAPGLLQSPRSWFLLCVFLACQLFINYILK encoded by the exons ATGAAGGAGGAGGCCTTTCTCCGGCGCCGCTTCTCCCTGTGTCCGCCGTCCTCCACCCCGCAGAAGGTGGACCCCCGCAAGCTCGCCCGGAACCTGCTCCTCGGCGGGGAGAATGAGCTGGACCCGCTCAGCCCGG GGAAGGACATGGAGCCCAATGGCCCGTCACTGCTGCGGGATGAGGGGCCCCCGACCCCCGGCTCTGCCACCAAGGTGCCACCG GCAGAGTACAGGCTGTGCAATGGGTCTGACAAGGAGTGTGTGTCCCCAACAGCCAGGGTCACCAAGAAGGAGGCTCTCAAG GCGCAGAAGGAGAACTACCGGCAGGAGAAGAAGCGGGCCACCAGGCAGCTGCTCCGCGCCCTCACGGACCCCGGCGTGGTCATCATGGCCGACAGCCTGAAG ATCCGCGGGACCCTCAAGAGCTGGACCAAGCTGTGGTGTGTGCTGAAACCGGGGGCGCTGCTCATCTACAAGACGCCCCCGGGGGGCCAGTGGGTGGGCACCGTGCTGCTGCACTGCTGCCAGCTCATCGAGCGGCCCTCCAAGAAGGACGGCTTCTGCTTCAAGCTGTTCCACCCGCTGGACCAGTCCGTGTGGGCCGTGAAG GGCCCCAAAGGCGAGAGCGTGGGCTCCATCACGCAGCCTCTGCCCAGCAGCTACCTGATCTTCAGGGCCGCCTCCGAGTCGGACG GCCGCTGCTGGCTGGACGCCCTGGAGCTGGCGCTGCGCTGCTCCAGCCTGCTGCGCCGCGGCACCTGCAAGCCGGGCCCGGACGGGGAGCCGGGGTCCTCGCCGGACGCCTCACCCTCCTCGCTCTACGGGCTGCCCGCCGCGGCCGCCGTCCACGCGGACCAGGACCTGTTCCC ACTGAATGGGCCGTCCCTGGAGAGCCGCTCGGAGAACGACGCGTTCTCAGACAAGTCGGAGAGAGAGAACCCCGAGGAGTCGGATCCCGAGACCCAGGACCACAGCCGGAAGACCGAGAGCGGGAGTGACCAGTCGGAGACCCCCGGGGCCCCCAAGCGCCGGGGGACCACCTACGTGGAGCAGGTTCACGAGGAGCTCGGGGAG CTGGGCGAGGCGGCGCAGGTGGAGACCGTGTCGGACGAGCACAAGAGTCTGATGTGGGTCCTGCTGAAGCAGCTGCGGCCGGGCATGGACCTGTCCCGCGTGGCGCTGCCCACCTTCGTGCTGGAGCCGCGCTCCTTCCTCAGCAAGCTCTCCGACTACTACTGCCACGCCGACCTGCTGTCCAG GGCCGCGGCGGAGGAGGACGCCTACAGCCGCATCAAGCTCGTGCTGCGCTGGTACCTGTCCGGCTTCTACAAGAAGCCCAAG GGAATCAAGAAGCCCTACAACCCCATCCTGGGGGAGACCTTCCGCTGCTGCTGGTTCCACCCCCAGACCGACAGCCACACGTTCTACATAGCAGAGCAG GTGTCCCACCACCCTCCCGTGTCTGCCTTCCACGTCAGCAACCGCAAGGACGGCTTCTGCATCAGCGGCAGCATCACCGCCAAGTCCAGGTTCTACG GGAACTCGCTGTCAGCCCTGCTGGACGGCAAAGCCACGCTCACCTTGCTGAGCCGAGCAGAGGAGTACACCCTCACCATGCCCTACGCCCACTGCAAAG GAATCCTGTACGGCACGATGACCATGGAGCTGGGCGGGAAAGTGGCCATCGAGTGTGCCAAGAACAACTTCCAGGCTGAGCTGGACTTCAAGCTCAAG CCGTTCTTCGGGAGCAGCTCAAGCATCAACCAGATCTCGGGGAGGATCTCGTCGGGGGGTGACGTCCTGGCCAGTCTCACTGGACACTGG GACAGCGACGTGTTTATCAAGGAGGAGGGAAGTGGCAGCACTGAGCTCTTCTGGAGCCCGAGCGGGGAGGTCCGCGCGCAGAGGCTGAAGCGCCGCACGGTGCTGTTCGAGGAGCAGACGGAGCTGGAGTCCGAGAG GCTCTGGCAGCATGTCACCAGGGCCATCAGCAAGGGTGACCAGCACAAGGCCACGCAGGAAAAGTTTGCACTGGAGGAGGCACAGCGGCAGCGAACCCGCGAGCGCCAGCAAAGCCTCACGCCCTGGAAGCCGCAGCTGTTCCACCTGGACCCCGCCACCCAGGAGTGGCGCTACCGATATGAGAA CCGCAGCCCCTGGGACCCCACGAAGGACATCGCCCAGTTTGAGCAAGACGGGATCCTGCACACCCTGCAGCGGGAGGCCGCAGCCCACCAGGCCCCCTTCCGGGGCAGCCCGGGGCCCGGGCACGAG AGGCCTGGCCCAGACCGGCGGCTCCGCAAGGCCAGTGACCAGCCCTCTGGCCACAGCCAGGTCACCGAGAGCAGCGGCTCCACGCCTGAGTCGTGCCCCGAGCTCTCGGACGAGGACCAGGACGGGGACTTTGTTCCAG GCGGCGAGAGCCCGTGCCCTCGGTGCAGGAAGGTGGCGCGGCGGCTGCAGGCCCTGCACGAGGCCATCCTCTCCATCCGCGAGGCCCAGCAGGAGCTGCACAG GCACCTCTCAGCCATGCTGAGCTCCACGGCACAGGCCGCGCAGGTGCCGGCCCCGGGCCTCCTGCAGAGCCCCCGATCCTGGTTCCTGCTCTGCGTGTTCCTCGCGTGTCAGCTGTTTATCAACTACATCCTCAAATAA
- the OSBPL5 gene encoding oxysterol-binding protein-related protein 5 isoform X1 — translation MRSGRAGSRGELGRAGLSPPGLTSCGLHPSAGVHGPPSADSQEGQMLDLSGHCQKPPSAHAMKEEAFLRRRFSLCPPSSTPQKVDPRKLARNLLLGGENELDPLSPGKDMEPNGPSLLRDEGPPTPGSATKVPPAEYRLCNGSDKECVSPTARVTKKEALKAQKENYRQEKKRATRQLLRALTDPGVVIMADSLKIRGTLKSWTKLWCVLKPGALLIYKTPPGGQWVGTVLLHCCQLIERPSKKDGFCFKLFHPLDQSVWAVKGPKGESVGSITQPLPSSYLIFRAASESDGRCWLDALELALRCSSLLRRGTCKPGPDGEPGSSPDASPSSLYGLPAAAAVHADQDLFPLNGPSLESRSENDAFSDKSERENPEESDPETQDHSRKTESGSDQSETPGAPKRRGTTYVEQVHEELGELGEAAQVETVSDEHKSLMWVLLKQLRPGMDLSRVALPTFVLEPRSFLSKLSDYYCHADLLSRAAAEEDAYSRIKLVLRWYLSGFYKKPKGIKKPYNPILGETFRCCWFHPQTDSHTFYIAEQVSHHPPVSAFHVSNRKDGFCISGSITAKSRFYGNSLSALLDGKATLTLLSRAEEYTLTMPYAHCKGILYGTMTMELGGKVAIECAKNNFQAELDFKLKPFFGSSSSINQISGRISSGGDVLASLTGHWDSDVFIKEEGSGSTELFWSPSGEVRAQRLKRRTVLFEEQTELESERLWQHVTRAISKGDQHKATQEKFALEEAQRQRTRERQQSLTPWKPQLFHLDPATQEWRYRYENRSPWDPTKDIAQFEQDGILHTLQREAAAHQAPFRGSPGPGHERPGPDRRLRKASDQPSGHSQVTESSGSTPESCPELSDEDQDGDFVPGGESPCPRCRKVARRLQALHEAILSIREAQQELHRHLSAMLSSTAQAAQVPAPGLLQSPRSWFLLCVFLACQLFINYILK, via the exons AAGCCCCCGAGCGCCCACGCCATGAAGGAGGAGGCCTTTCTCCGGCGCCGCTTCTCCCTGTGTCCGCCGTCCTCCACCCCGCAGAAGGTGGACCCCCGCAAGCTCGCCCGGAACCTGCTCCTCGGCGGGGAGAATGAGCTGGACCCGCTCAGCCCGG GGAAGGACATGGAGCCCAATGGCCCGTCACTGCTGCGGGATGAGGGGCCCCCGACCCCCGGCTCTGCCACCAAGGTGCCACCG GCAGAGTACAGGCTGTGCAATGGGTCTGACAAGGAGTGTGTGTCCCCAACAGCCAGGGTCACCAAGAAGGAGGCTCTCAAG GCGCAGAAGGAGAACTACCGGCAGGAGAAGAAGCGGGCCACCAGGCAGCTGCTCCGCGCCCTCACGGACCCCGGCGTGGTCATCATGGCCGACAGCCTGAAG ATCCGCGGGACCCTCAAGAGCTGGACCAAGCTGTGGTGTGTGCTGAAACCGGGGGCGCTGCTCATCTACAAGACGCCCCCGGGGGGCCAGTGGGTGGGCACCGTGCTGCTGCACTGCTGCCAGCTCATCGAGCGGCCCTCCAAGAAGGACGGCTTCTGCTTCAAGCTGTTCCACCCGCTGGACCAGTCCGTGTGGGCCGTGAAG GGCCCCAAAGGCGAGAGCGTGGGCTCCATCACGCAGCCTCTGCCCAGCAGCTACCTGATCTTCAGGGCCGCCTCCGAGTCGGACG GCCGCTGCTGGCTGGACGCCCTGGAGCTGGCGCTGCGCTGCTCCAGCCTGCTGCGCCGCGGCACCTGCAAGCCGGGCCCGGACGGGGAGCCGGGGTCCTCGCCGGACGCCTCACCCTCCTCGCTCTACGGGCTGCCCGCCGCGGCCGCCGTCCACGCGGACCAGGACCTGTTCCC ACTGAATGGGCCGTCCCTGGAGAGCCGCTCGGAGAACGACGCGTTCTCAGACAAGTCGGAGAGAGAGAACCCCGAGGAGTCGGATCCCGAGACCCAGGACCACAGCCGGAAGACCGAGAGCGGGAGTGACCAGTCGGAGACCCCCGGGGCCCCCAAGCGCCGGGGGACCACCTACGTGGAGCAGGTTCACGAGGAGCTCGGGGAG CTGGGCGAGGCGGCGCAGGTGGAGACCGTGTCGGACGAGCACAAGAGTCTGATGTGGGTCCTGCTGAAGCAGCTGCGGCCGGGCATGGACCTGTCCCGCGTGGCGCTGCCCACCTTCGTGCTGGAGCCGCGCTCCTTCCTCAGCAAGCTCTCCGACTACTACTGCCACGCCGACCTGCTGTCCAG GGCCGCGGCGGAGGAGGACGCCTACAGCCGCATCAAGCTCGTGCTGCGCTGGTACCTGTCCGGCTTCTACAAGAAGCCCAAG GGAATCAAGAAGCCCTACAACCCCATCCTGGGGGAGACCTTCCGCTGCTGCTGGTTCCACCCCCAGACCGACAGCCACACGTTCTACATAGCAGAGCAG GTGTCCCACCACCCTCCCGTGTCTGCCTTCCACGTCAGCAACCGCAAGGACGGCTTCTGCATCAGCGGCAGCATCACCGCCAAGTCCAGGTTCTACG GGAACTCGCTGTCAGCCCTGCTGGACGGCAAAGCCACGCTCACCTTGCTGAGCCGAGCAGAGGAGTACACCCTCACCATGCCCTACGCCCACTGCAAAG GAATCCTGTACGGCACGATGACCATGGAGCTGGGCGGGAAAGTGGCCATCGAGTGTGCCAAGAACAACTTCCAGGCTGAGCTGGACTTCAAGCTCAAG CCGTTCTTCGGGAGCAGCTCAAGCATCAACCAGATCTCGGGGAGGATCTCGTCGGGGGGTGACGTCCTGGCCAGTCTCACTGGACACTGG GACAGCGACGTGTTTATCAAGGAGGAGGGAAGTGGCAGCACTGAGCTCTTCTGGAGCCCGAGCGGGGAGGTCCGCGCGCAGAGGCTGAAGCGCCGCACGGTGCTGTTCGAGGAGCAGACGGAGCTGGAGTCCGAGAG GCTCTGGCAGCATGTCACCAGGGCCATCAGCAAGGGTGACCAGCACAAGGCCACGCAGGAAAAGTTTGCACTGGAGGAGGCACAGCGGCAGCGAACCCGCGAGCGCCAGCAAAGCCTCACGCCCTGGAAGCCGCAGCTGTTCCACCTGGACCCCGCCACCCAGGAGTGGCGCTACCGATATGAGAA CCGCAGCCCCTGGGACCCCACGAAGGACATCGCCCAGTTTGAGCAAGACGGGATCCTGCACACCCTGCAGCGGGAGGCCGCAGCCCACCAGGCCCCCTTCCGGGGCAGCCCGGGGCCCGGGCACGAG AGGCCTGGCCCAGACCGGCGGCTCCGCAAGGCCAGTGACCAGCCCTCTGGCCACAGCCAGGTCACCGAGAGCAGCGGCTCCACGCCTGAGTCGTGCCCCGAGCTCTCGGACGAGGACCAGGACGGGGACTTTGTTCCAG GCGGCGAGAGCCCGTGCCCTCGGTGCAGGAAGGTGGCGCGGCGGCTGCAGGCCCTGCACGAGGCCATCCTCTCCATCCGCGAGGCCCAGCAGGAGCTGCACAG GCACCTCTCAGCCATGCTGAGCTCCACGGCACAGGCCGCGCAGGTGCCGGCCCCGGGCCTCCTGCAGAGCCCCCGATCCTGGTTCCTGCTCTGCGTGTTCCTCGCGTGTCAGCTGTTTATCAACTACATCCTCAAATAA